From one Rosa rugosa chromosome 4, drRosRugo1.1, whole genome shotgun sequence genomic stretch:
- the LOC133745210 gene encoding putative pentatricopeptide repeat-containing protein At1g02420 — protein sequence MMALKAKPISSPSPFFRYSPQNPIFFLPRLLSSQTPIDSDVDTVYRIVSSSTHSKNLKQNLKSSAVFLSNDLIDEVLKRARFSHGNPSQALEFFNYTGNRRGFYHTTFALDTMLYMLGRSRMFEKMWGVLVEIKNKDRNLITPRTVMVVLARIAKVCSVRETVECFRKFKKLVPEFDTACFNALLRTLCQEKSMTDARNVYHKLKQSFRPNLQTFNILLSGWKSSEEAEGFFEEMREMGLKPDIVSYNCLIDVYSKNREMEKAFKVMEKMRDEDISPDKITYTCVIGGLGLVGQPDKAKDVLKEMKQLGCYPDVAAYNAAIRNFCIAKRLGDANGLMEEMISNGLSPNATTYNLFFRVFFWSSDLQNSWSLYGRMMHTGCLPNTQSCMFLIRLFRRLEKVEMALQLWNDMVERGFGSYILVSDVLFDLLCDMGKLTEAETCFLQMVEKGHKPSNVSFRRIKVLLELANKDEALKNLTERMALFGSSIHLPESMDRSTEVPRSEPLA from the coding sequence ATGATGGCACTCAAAGCTAAACCCATCTCATCCCCATCACCATTTTTCAGGTACTCGCCGCAAAACCCAATTTTCTTTCTCCCTCGATTACTCTCTTCCCAAACCCCAATCGACAGTGACGTCGACACTGTCTACCGCATAGTCAGTAGCTCCACCCATTCCAAAAACTTGAAGCAAAACTTGAAATCGAGTGCTGTTTTCCTCTCGAATGATTTGATAGATGAGGTTCTGAAGCGGGCTAGGTTCAGCCATGGAAACCCTTCACAGGCTCTCGAGTTTTTCAATTACACTGGGAATAGGAGAGGGTTTTATCACACCACATTTGCGCTGGACACAATGCTTTATATGTTGGGAAGAAGTCGAATGTTCGAAAAGATGTGGGGGGTTTTGGTTGAGATCAAGAATAAGGATAGGAATTTGATAACTCCTCGTACTGTGATGGTTGTTTTAGCTAGGATTGCTAAGGTTTGTTCTGTTAGGGAGACTGTGGAGTGTTTTAGAAAGTTCAAGAAGCTTGTGCCCGAATTCGACACAGCTTGTTTCAATGCGTTGTTGAGGACTCTTTGTCAAGAGAAGAGTATGACAGATGCTAGGAATGTGTATCATAAGCTGAAGCAGAGCTTTAGGCCGAATTTGCAGACCTTTAATATATTGTTATCGGGTTGGAAGTCATCGGAGGAAGCCGAGGGGTTTTTCGAGGAGATGAGGGAGATGGGTCTGAAACCTGATATTGTTTCGTATAATTGTTTGATCGATGTTTATAGTAAGAATAGAGAAATGGAGAAAGCGTTTAAGGTGATGGAAAAAATGCGCGACGAGGATATATCACCGGATAAAATCACGTATACTTGTGTCATTGGGGGATTGGGGTTGGTTGGTCAGCCTGATAAAGCCAAAGATGTGTTGAAGGAAATGAAGCAGCTTGGGTGCTACCCAGATGTTGCAGCATACAATGCTGCCATTAGGAATTTTTGCATTGCAAAGAGGCTTGGTGATGCTAATGGGTTGATGGAGGAGATGATAAGTAATGGTTTGAGTCCAAATGCAACTACTTACAATTTGttctttagggttttcttcTGGTCAAGTGACTTGCAGAACTCTTGGAGCTTGTATGGGAGAATGATGCATACTGGGTGTCTGCCTAATACACAGTCGTGCATGTTCCTGATCAGGTTGTTTCGGAGGCTGGAAAAGGTGGAAATGGCATTGCAGCTGTGGAATGATATGGTTGAGAGGGGTTTTGGGTCTTATATATTGGTATCTGATGTGCTGTTTGATTTGCTGTGCGATATGGGTAAACTAACAGAAGCAGAAACATGCTTCTTGCAGATGGTGGAGAAAGGGCATAAGCCAAGTAATGTTTCCTTTAGAAGGATCAAGGTGCTTCTGGAACTGGCAAACAAGGATGAGGCCCTCAAGAACTTGACAGAGAGAATGGCACTTTTTGGCTCTTCAATCCATCTTCCTGAGAGTATGGATAGGTCAACAGAGGTACCACGCTCAGAACCACTTGCTTGA